The following coding sequences lie in one Chitinivibrionales bacterium genomic window:
- a CDS encoding DUF4982 domain-containing protein, translating to MFKKIIIAGIGGLMLAASICWAETYTPDPGIRLKINLGATPWKFVRNDVGGNPQSPGFNDAGWRTVGIPYTWDDSCSFLNMAAGGPDNNLGATTWYRKHFTLDNSYSGHKIFVEFGGAHQGAAVYINGTFCKGNDTCNPSATHVVGFVGFIVDITPYVLFGGADNVLAVKVSNTGGGFYNDPGFAEAYKYGMGDGGLFRPVYMHVTNKVYIPENVYSVVNNWGTYVATVSASDASATLRVLTHVTNESGAAQTVTLTTKVVDSANVVVLSMDKTQTIPADSGFVFDQTGDVAGPHLWYPNNSIYGKPYMYKVYHIVQIGGAVVDIFRSPLGIRVITWNKDFPLFNGHPHYLWGGASRYDYPALGSAVPAEVQWRDAKIMADCGGNLWRPGHASTSHEFVEACDAYGIMLMQPSGDIEGNLQTVYINNPISKVPVKKMLHRDLEVRDRNNPSIIAWEVSNGPIDSTLERYLRVYVDSVWDPVNTRAMSDRGYWLAVPMFNAGIVSIISCSGTGCEVPFHQINYPNIPSWGAESWSGNSRGFRFDYDNEINEASEYINNWRNSKKAHCFGLVQWYMAETPGEDGVGRSFGTAMMDWSRIPKMMYKIYQACWTNYAVKPVVNLARHWQNGATVNVFSNCPSVRLLINGADQGVKTPYPDTVGTAMLPMQCSWNVAFAAGTLRAEGLDANGNVVCFDEKKTAGAPDHVQLTVMPPIVRPDDGTTFQIQANGTDAAIILATIVDAQGNWCPTSTPNVTFSVSGPGYYCGGADNNTSGGSAYHHAPFDPELTAEGGMCKIAVRSTFTDGSVTVTATSPGIGQGTATFTTVPIPPIPPVSVLRPLVSRVLASQAEVQMVMSGRVLRYCLNVAATLTFDVLDGSGRVVKHVDRLKQAEGWHSLKLAGGASGAGGNGVYFVRCAVEQGKTFVKKVVVLK from the coding sequence ATGTTCAAAAAAATAATTATTGCTGGTATAGGTGGCCTCATGCTGGCTGCCTCGATATGCTGGGCAGAGACCTACACGCCGGACCCAGGCATCAGGCTCAAGATCAACCTGGGCGCAACGCCGTGGAAGTTCGTGAGAAACGACGTCGGGGGCAACCCGCAGAGCCCGGGTTTCAACGACGCGGGGTGGCGCACCGTGGGAATTCCCTACACGTGGGACGATTCCTGCTCGTTTCTGAACATGGCCGCGGGCGGCCCGGACAACAACCTGGGCGCGACCACGTGGTACCGGAAACACTTTACGCTTGACAATTCGTATTCCGGCCACAAGATATTCGTGGAGTTCGGGGGAGCGCACCAGGGCGCGGCCGTGTACATCAACGGCACGTTTTGCAAGGGCAACGACACGTGCAATCCCAGCGCTACGCATGTGGTCGGGTTTGTCGGCTTCATCGTTGACATCACGCCGTATGTCCTGTTCGGCGGCGCCGACAATGTCCTGGCGGTCAAGGTGAGCAACACCGGCGGCGGGTTCTACAACGACCCGGGTTTCGCCGAGGCCTACAAATACGGCATGGGCGACGGCGGGCTGTTTCGGCCCGTGTACATGCACGTGACCAACAAGGTTTACATTCCGGAAAACGTATATTCCGTCGTCAATAACTGGGGGACGTATGTGGCCACCGTGAGCGCGTCGGACGCATCGGCCACGCTGAGGGTCCTCACGCACGTGACCAACGAGAGCGGGGCGGCGCAGACGGTGACACTCACCACCAAGGTGGTCGATTCCGCCAACGTCGTGGTGCTTTCCATGGACAAGACGCAGACCATCCCGGCCGACAGCGGCTTCGTGTTCGACCAGACCGGCGACGTCGCGGGCCCGCACCTGTGGTATCCGAACAACAGCATCTACGGCAAGCCGTATATGTACAAGGTCTACCACATCGTGCAGATCGGCGGGGCGGTGGTTGACATTTTCAGAAGCCCGCTCGGCATCCGCGTGATCACGTGGAACAAGGATTTCCCGCTTTTCAACGGCCACCCGCATTACCTGTGGGGTGGTGCGTCACGGTACGATTACCCGGCCCTCGGCTCCGCCGTCCCCGCAGAGGTGCAGTGGCGTGACGCGAAGATCATGGCCGACTGCGGCGGAAACCTGTGGAGGCCCGGCCACGCGAGCACCAGCCACGAGTTCGTGGAGGCCTGCGACGCGTACGGCATCATGCTCATGCAGCCGAGCGGCGACATCGAGGGGAATTTACAAACCGTATATATCAACAACCCGATCAGCAAGGTCCCTGTCAAGAAGATGCTGCACAGGGACTTGGAAGTTCGCGACCGGAACAACCCCTCTATTATTGCATGGGAAGTGAGCAACGGCCCGATCGACAGCACGCTCGAGCGGTACCTCCGCGTCTACGTGGACAGCGTGTGGGACCCTGTCAACACGCGCGCGATGTCTGACCGCGGATACTGGCTCGCCGTGCCCATGTTCAACGCGGGGATCGTGAGCATCATTTCCTGTTCGGGAACCGGCTGCGAGGTGCCGTTTCATCAGATCAATTACCCCAACATTCCGTCGTGGGGCGCCGAGTCGTGGAGCGGAAACAGCCGGGGATTCAGGTTTGATTACGACAACGAGATCAACGAGGCGAGCGAGTACATCAACAACTGGAGAAACAGCAAGAAGGCGCATTGCTTCGGCCTGGTCCAGTGGTACATGGCCGAGACCCCGGGCGAGGACGGCGTGGGCAGGTCCTTCGGCACCGCCATGATGGACTGGAGCCGCATTCCCAAGATGATGTACAAGATCTACCAGGCGTGCTGGACGAATTACGCCGTGAAACCGGTTGTCAACCTCGCGCGTCACTGGCAGAACGGCGCCACGGTCAATGTGTTTTCAAACTGCCCGAGCGTAAGGCTGCTCATCAACGGTGCGGACCAGGGCGTCAAAACGCCATATCCCGACACCGTGGGCACCGCGATGCTGCCCATGCAGTGCTCGTGGAACGTGGCTTTCGCCGCGGGCACGCTGCGCGCCGAGGGACTTGACGCAAACGGAAACGTGGTCTGCTTTGACGAGAAGAAGACCGCGGGCGCGCCCGACCATGTCCAGCTCACGGTGATGCCGCCCATTGTGCGGCCCGACGACGGCACCACGTTCCAGATCCAGGCCAACGGCACGGACGCGGCCATCATCCTTGCGACCATCGTCGATGCGCAGGGCAACTGGTGTCCCACGTCAACGCCCAACGTCACGTTCAGCGTGTCGGGTCCCGGCTATTATTGCGGCGGCGCGGACAACAACACCTCGGGCGGCAGCGCCTATCACCATGCGCCGTTCGACCCTGAGCTTACGGCCGAGGGCGGCATGTGCAAGATCGCGGTGCGGTCGACCTTCACGGACGGTTCCGTGACCGTCACGGCGACGTCGCCCGGGATCGGGCAGGGCACGGCCACCTTCACCACGGTGCCGATTCCGCCCATCCCGCCGGTTTCCGTGTTGAGGCCGCTGGTGAGCCGCGTCCTGGCGTCGCAGGCGGAGGTGCAGATGGTCATGTCGGGCCGCGTGCTCCGGTATTGCCTCAATGTGGCCGCCACGCTGACGTTCGACGTGCTTGACGGAAGCGGAAGAGTGGTCAAGCATGTCGACCGGTTGAAACAGGCCGAAGGCTGGCATTCCCTGAAGCTCGCCGGCGGCGCGTCCGGCGCAGGCGGCAACGGCGTGTATTTTGTGAGATGCGCGGTTGAGCAGGGAAAAACGTTTGTCAAGAAAGTGGTGGTATTGAAATAA
- a CDS encoding IS481 family transposase → MTTEGKIARRKLSLLELASDMANVSRACRIMGYSRQQFYEIRRNYQTYGSKGLLDRIPGPRGPHPNRVSEEIEKAILEHCLHYPTQGCIRVSQELQLKGTNVSSGGIRGVWSRNNLLTKHERLLRLEKAVSKTKFQLTEQQVRLLEHFSPEFRERHIQTSAPGELVAVDTFMVGSLKGIGRIYLQTAIDCYSRYSWARLYTNKLPVTAVHLLNTDVLPFFEKHRCPIQTVLSDNGREFCGRPERHPYELFLQLEGIEHRKTPIRRPQSNGFIERLHRTLLDEHFRTKGREKWYESLEPMQKDLDVYLIHYNTKRPHQGRNMNGRTPIHVFSQGVKELKEMNKNIKKKAA, encoded by the coding sequence ATGACCACGGAAGGGAAAATAGCTCGTCGCAAGCTAAGTCTCCTCGAACTTGCTTCTGACATGGCCAATGTTTCCAGGGCGTGTCGTATCATGGGCTATTCACGCCAGCAGTTCTATGAGATCCGTCGCAACTATCAGACCTATGGCTCCAAAGGCCTTTTAGACCGGATTCCAGGCCCTCGGGGACCACATCCTAACCGCGTGAGTGAAGAGATCGAAAAGGCTATCCTTGAGCATTGCTTGCATTATCCCACTCAAGGCTGCATTCGTGTCTCGCAGGAACTGCAGCTCAAAGGCACCAACGTCAGTTCCGGTGGAATTCGAGGTGTATGGAGCCGGAACAATCTTCTAACGAAGCATGAGCGGCTGTTGCGTCTGGAAAAGGCCGTCAGCAAGACAAAGTTCCAACTTACTGAACAACAAGTGCGACTCCTGGAACACTTCAGCCCAGAATTTCGTGAACGGCATATTCAGACGTCCGCCCCAGGAGAACTGGTTGCCGTTGATACGTTCATGGTTGGCTCTCTCAAGGGCATTGGACGAATCTATTTGCAAACAGCGATTGATTGCTATTCACGATACAGTTGGGCTCGGTTGTACACGAACAAGCTTCCTGTAACCGCAGTGCACTTGCTCAACACAGATGTTCTGCCTTTCTTTGAGAAGCATAGATGCCCGATACAGACGGTCCTGAGCGACAACGGCCGTGAGTTCTGCGGTCGCCCGGAAAGGCATCCGTATGAACTCTTCCTGCAGCTCGAAGGAATAGAACACAGAAAAACACCTATACGGCGTCCGCAAAGCAATGGTTTTATTGAACGGTTACACAGGACCCTTCTTGACGAACACTTCCGCACCAAGGGACGAGAGAAGTGGTACGAAAGCCTGGAACCGATGCAGAAAGATCTCGATGTCTATCTCATCCACTACAACACCAAACGTCCGCATCAAGGCCGTAACATGAACGGACGGACGCCAATACATGTATTTTCACAAGGTGTCAAAGAGCTCAAGGAAATGAACAAAAACATCAAGAAAAAAGCAGCATAA
- a CDS encoding MarR family winged helix-turn-helix transcriptional regulator, producing the protein MSILFRVKFAKGDQQFEAEGDKAFVLEMLKRFELGVKTQIREEDPKPGKAKMPQKPISVSGKQLSVGEFIRQTGAKKHTDVVLAFGYYLEKYSGVSEFSPADINSCYYEAKMEISNTSQMLFRDIKRGLIMESMNSKNKPKKLYTLTRTGLEYVEETLTKTNN; encoded by the coding sequence ATGTCAATTCTATTCCGAGTGAAGTTCGCGAAAGGTGATCAGCAATTTGAAGCCGAAGGGGATAAAGCATTTGTACTTGAGATGCTTAAGCGATTTGAACTAGGAGTGAAAACTCAAATTAGGGAAGAAGATCCAAAGCCAGGTAAGGCTAAAATGCCCCAGAAACCTATTTCTGTTTCAGGCAAACAATTATCTGTTGGCGAATTCATCAGGCAAACTGGAGCAAAGAAACACACGGATGTCGTTCTTGCCTTTGGCTACTATCTTGAAAAATACTCTGGAGTTAGTGAATTTTCCCCTGCAGATATTAATTCATGCTACTACGAAGCAAAAATGGAAATATCAAATACTAGCCAAATGCTTTTCAGGGACATCAAACGGGGATTAATAATGGAATCAATGAATAGTAAAAATAAGCCTAAGAAGCTCTACACCTTAACAAGAACTGGTTTAGAATATGTCGAAGAGACGTTAACAAAGACAAATAACTAG
- a CDS encoding tyrosine-type recombinase/integrase encodes MNIEQLDAELWLLDARVTKDGIQYRKRLRFNGSRKDAELRYWMLKNELHEKAKNSNRSLNLKVTTLEHIIDYYLARHEVPHNSICYFNRLKRDLGGVELDDLRDRFDKYLLLLRKTKSKRTGQVYSNQTINHMLKWARSAINFCLRNGQVEKNPLQYFGMLKTVPRSRVLTQEEKDRLLAVVKEEAPRLYPMLLFSFLVPSRRGELTSLKRTDYDMVNNCIIIPGDRTKNGKTCVKPVPDCLKEYMRNVPVESEYLFYRQDWRGNYHSLGDFHKSMRRCIRLAGIDNFRFHDTRRQAYTDLLLAGNAPHIVMQVSGHSTDMSKVYFGRDGLYAAKALKFATTCTNDKYSQGGDVAIPQDCKDLGV; translated from the coding sequence ATGAATATCGAGCAATTAGACGCCGAATTGTGGCTCCTTGACGCTAGGGTTACAAAGGACGGCATACAGTACCGCAAGAGACTAAGGTTTAATGGCAGTCGGAAAGATGCCGAGCTGCGGTACTGGATGCTGAAGAACGAGCTGCATGAGAAGGCGAAAAACAGCAATCGCTCTTTGAATCTTAAAGTCACTACCCTTGAGCACATAATTGACTATTACCTTGCGCGGCATGAAGTACCGCACAATTCCATCTGCTATTTCAATCGGCTTAAAAGGGATTTGGGCGGGGTGGAGTTGGACGATCTTCGAGACCGGTTTGACAAGTATCTGCTCTTGCTCAGAAAAACCAAGAGCAAACGAACAGGCCAGGTTTATTCGAACCAGACCATAAATCACATGCTGAAATGGGCGAGGTCTGCGATTAATTTCTGCCTCAGAAACGGCCAGGTTGAAAAAAACCCGCTCCAATATTTCGGCATGCTTAAAACGGTTCCTCGAAGCCGTGTCCTTACTCAGGAAGAAAAAGACCGGCTGCTTGCAGTTGTGAAAGAGGAAGCGCCCCGCCTGTACCCGATGTTGCTTTTCAGTTTTCTTGTTCCTTCCCGCCGGGGAGAATTGACCAGTTTGAAACGGACTGATTACGATATGGTCAATAACTGCATTATAATTCCCGGAGACAGGACAAAGAACGGAAAGACGTGTGTTAAGCCGGTTCCCGATTGTCTTAAGGAATACATGCGAAACGTGCCTGTAGAAAGCGAGTATCTGTTTTACCGGCAGGATTGGCGGGGGAACTATCATTCATTGGGCGACTTTCACAAGTCAATGAGGCGGTGCATAAGGCTTGCGGGGATCGATAATTTCCGGTTCCATGATACGCGAAGGCAGGCATACACTGATTTACTTTTGGCAGGGAACGCCCCGCATATCGTAATGCAGGTGTCTGGTCATTCAACGGACATGAGCAAGGTTTATTTCGGGCGCGACGGTTTGTATGCCGCAAAAGCGCTGAAATTTGCCACGACTTGTACGAACGACAAGTACTCTCAAGGAGGTGACGTTGCCATTCCGCAAGATTGCAAGGATTTAGGGGTTTGA
- a CDS encoding helix-turn-helix domain-containing protein: MKEQSILPESEYLNARQLARKLNVSLKSIEKWTAQRRIPCVKIGYHWRYPVIEINKRLLSGQLVSPLEKAE; the protein is encoded by the coding sequence ATGAAAGAACAAAGCATCCTTCCCGAATCTGAATACTTGAATGCCCGGCAGCTTGCGAGAAAACTCAATGTGTCTTTGAAGTCCATTGAGAAATGGACGGCGCAAAGGCGGATACCTTGCGTGAAAATAGGGTATCACTGGCGGTATCCGGTTATTGAGATAAATAAACGGTTGCTTTCCGGGCAATTGGTCTCACCTTTAGAAAAGGCGGAATAG
- the cas3 gene encoding CRISPR-associated helicase Cas3', with translation MIKEFIAHTREDGQTQPLEEHLLNVAKMAADFINIEDWKSWAYLAGLWHDLGKYSEGFQSYIRATGKTDDDEEKVATRVQHAIHGAFQAIQSNVKLGKILAYIIAGHHAGLADWGTEYTGRKALQNRIADNNEKKVFNKLLSNIPDSIRNARFPQELPKNGSRLNKKNISFWIRVLYSCVVDADFLDTERFICSEKGLQRYQYPFLQELKKRFDSFMERKTKEAVPSKVNEARKIVLEQCKNISSQEPGFFSLSVPTGGGKTLSSMAFALNHALSYNKKRIIYVIPYTSIIEQTADVFRKVFGESALVEHHSNIAAEKDTVLNRLASENWDAPLIVTTSVQFFESLYAARSSTCRKLHNILNSVVILDEVQLLPPEFLQPILLAMNTLKEIFGVTFVLSTATQPALNENGILKRNAIDYGLKDVRPITEKSESLYKDLLRVEIKFPHEINASQTWDEIALELCRHESVLCIVNRRKDCRELFDRMPKGTLHLSALMHGAHRSGVIENIKTKLNNGENIRVVSTQLVEAGVDIDFPIVYRAFAGFDSIAQAAGRCNREGRLVKGKVYVFNPPQSSPSGLLLKAEQCTKELLAIDNVNFSTPEIFEKFFSLFYSSINDLDEKGIIDLVTKEAGKGNFWFRTAANRFTLIPEGSTFSVLILCSETEEILRNLSFAGPNRENMRKLQRYTVNLYKNVFDEMYAKGFIKEVYEGIWATTTLDVYKEDVGLDIYQKYFSSEKMIISE, from the coding sequence ATGATTAAAGAATTTATTGCCCATACCCGCGAAGATGGTCAAACCCAACCGCTTGAAGAGCATTTATTGAATGTGGCAAAAATGGCTGCTGATTTTATTAACATCGAAGACTGGAAGTCGTGGGCATATTTAGCAGGACTCTGGCACGATTTAGGAAAATACTCGGAAGGGTTTCAATCGTATATCCGTGCAACCGGGAAAACCGATGATGACGAAGAAAAAGTCGCAACGCGCGTACAACATGCAATTCATGGCGCTTTTCAGGCCATTCAATCCAATGTCAAACTGGGTAAAATCTTGGCATATATCATAGCCGGGCATCATGCAGGCCTGGCAGATTGGGGCACAGAATATACTGGGAGAAAAGCACTTCAAAATCGCATTGCTGATAATAATGAAAAGAAAGTATTTAATAAACTACTTTCAAACATTCCGGATTCAATACGCAATGCAAGGTTTCCTCAAGAGTTACCGAAAAATGGCTCACGTCTCAACAAAAAAAATATTTCCTTCTGGATACGCGTTCTCTATTCTTGTGTAGTAGATGCTGATTTCCTTGATACAGAAAGATTTATATGTTCCGAAAAAGGATTGCAGCGGTATCAATATCCATTCTTACAGGAATTGAAAAAACGATTTGATTCTTTCATGGAAAGGAAGACAAAAGAGGCGGTACCTTCTAAGGTGAATGAAGCGAGAAAGATTGTGCTTGAGCAGTGTAAAAATATTTCTTCGCAAGAACCCGGTTTCTTTTCTCTCTCTGTTCCTACAGGCGGCGGAAAGACACTATCAAGCATGGCCTTTGCGCTCAATCATGCACTTTCCTATAACAAAAAACGGATCATTTATGTTATTCCATATACAAGTATAATTGAACAAACCGCTGATGTATTTCGCAAGGTATTTGGGGAATCTGCCTTAGTCGAACATCATAGTAATATAGCCGCAGAAAAAGATACGGTCTTAAATCGTCTTGCTTCAGAAAATTGGGATGCGCCGCTTATTGTCACCACAAGCGTTCAATTTTTTGAATCATTATATGCAGCACGTTCCAGTACCTGTCGCAAACTGCATAATATTTTAAATTCGGTAGTTATTTTGGATGAAGTACAATTATTACCGCCAGAGTTTTTACAACCAATACTTTTAGCCATGAATACGCTTAAGGAAATCTTTGGGGTTACATTTGTTTTGTCTACCGCCACTCAACCGGCATTGAATGAAAATGGAATTCTAAAAAGAAATGCCATTGACTATGGTTTAAAGGATGTTCGGCCGATAACGGAAAAATCGGAAAGCCTCTATAAGGACTTGTTACGAGTAGAAATCAAATTTCCGCATGAAATAAATGCATCGCAAACATGGGATGAAATTGCACTAGAACTTTGCAGACACGAAAGTGTATTGTGCATTGTTAATAGACGAAAGGATTGCCGTGAATTATTTGACAGAATGCCGAAAGGCACACTGCATCTTTCCGCTCTCATGCATGGTGCACATCGGTCAGGGGTAATTGAAAATATTAAAACAAAACTAAATAATGGTGAAAACATAAGAGTGGTATCTACTCAATTGGTTGAAGCTGGGGTTGATATAGATTTCCCAATTGTGTATCGCGCCTTTGCAGGATTTGATTCCATCGCACAAGCGGCCGGGCGTTGTAACAGGGAAGGAAGGTTGGTCAAGGGAAAGGTTTATGTGTTTAATCCTCCGCAAAGTTCTCCGTCGGGATTATTGCTGAAAGCTGAACAATGCACTAAAGAACTATTAGCCATAGATAATGTGAATTTTAGTACGCCGGAAATTTTCGAAAAGTTTTTTTCCCTCTTCTATTCATCAATAAATGATCTCGATGAGAAAGGTATTATTGATCTCGTTACAAAAGAAGCTGGTAAAGGAAATTTCTGGTTTCGTACCGCTGCCAACAGGTTTACGCTTATTCCGGAAGGATCGACTTTTTCTGTCCTTATCCTTTGCTCTGAAACGGAAGAAATACTTAGAAACCTGAGTTTTGCCGGGCCTAACAGGGAAAACATGCGAAAACTTCAACGCTACACTGTGAACCTATATAAGAATGTTTTCGATGAAATGTATGCTAAAGGCTTCATCAAAGAAGTATACGAGGGCATCTGGGCAACCACAACGTTGGACGTTTACAAAGAAGATGTTGGCCTCGATATTTATCAAAAATATTTTTCTTCGGAAAAAATGATAATTTCAGAATAA